The Ferrimicrobium sp. genome has a window encoding:
- a CDS encoding Cof-type HAD-IIB family hydrolase, with translation MGVDSQIQLVLADVDGTLVTNDKVLTARAMDAIDALKHNGVQFSLTSGRPPRGMEMLVKPLAISLPFAAFNGGQILSPEFDMLEEHGLADGLVEEIVDQLGRTKLELWFYAGSKWYVPSLDAPHVDHEAATVQFKPTVRPAGTIPSKSVVKVVGVSDDHDVIARVTNEVREAFGDQVSAEASQPYYLDITHPQANKGAVVDFLAAYCGIDTQAIATIGDMANDVDMFTRSGLAIAMGNAAPDVRGAADRVTTSNEDEGFARAMEELLRQRSQ, from the coding sequence ATGGGGGTAGATAGCCAGATACAACTGGTGTTAGCCGACGTGGACGGGACGCTTGTGACCAACGATAAGGTGTTGACCGCCCGCGCTATGGATGCCATTGATGCGCTCAAACATAACGGTGTGCAATTCTCGTTGACCAGTGGCCGCCCGCCGAGAGGAATGGAGATGCTCGTAAAGCCACTGGCGATCTCGCTGCCCTTTGCGGCCTTCAATGGCGGACAGATTTTGTCACCTGAGTTTGACATGTTGGAAGAACATGGGCTTGCGGATGGGTTGGTGGAGGAGATCGTCGATCAGCTGGGAAGGACGAAGCTAGAGCTGTGGTTCTACGCTGGATCCAAATGGTATGTCCCGAGTCTCGATGCTCCTCATGTCGATCATGAGGCCGCAACGGTGCAGTTCAAGCCTACGGTAAGACCAGCTGGAACGATTCCATCGAAATCGGTTGTCAAGGTGGTGGGAGTAAGCGATGACCACGATGTCATCGCCAGGGTCACCAACGAGGTGAGAGAGGCTTTTGGGGATCAAGTCTCAGCCGAAGCGTCGCAACCCTATTATCTCGACATCACCCATCCACAGGCAAACAAGGGTGCCGTTGTCGATTTCCTTGCCGCCTACTGCGGGATCGACACCCAAGCCATCGCCACCATCGGTGATATGGCAAACGACGTCGATATGTTTACTCGGTCTGGGCTTGCAATAGCTATGGGTAATGCCGCGCCTGATGTTCGGGGTGCGGCAGATCGTGTCACCACCTCCAATGAAGACGAGGGTTTTGCCCGAGCGATGGAGGAGTTGTTGCGCCAGCGTTCTCAATGA